The Salvelinus sp. IW2-2015 linkage group LG4q.2, ASM291031v2, whole genome shotgun sequence genome includes the window ACATTTGCCAAAGACAAAATAGTCTGGTATTGTCTCATATAGTCTGATAATAACACAGCAAACCCTTTCAGACGTTTCAGTAAATAAATCTATAGTAAATATATTTGGGTGATTAATATCCTAAATCCCCAGAATGTATGTGACCTCTACAACACTAAGCAATAGTATTAACAGCAATGTATCAATGTTGCCGTGATACAAGGGCACCACACTTGCTGCTAAAATATTCTTTAACGTTCTTCAGAGAAGTGAGGAGTCATTTCTCCTATGCAGGACAGGAGAATTTGTCCTTGTCCTACCGATAATGAAAACGCTATTATGTTGTCATCTCCCACAAGTATTTGATGAGCCAGCCAGAAAGACTGTGACTAGCATACATAGTATGCATTTTCAGATACTGTTGAACTGCCTCACAAGTACTTGACTATTTCAGTATAATTTATGCTAGCCATGGCCTGTCAGTTTTATTCCATCCATTTATAATGCATAATCATCTCACCCACACAGTGTTTAGTAGGAAGCACACTTTTCATCAACTTTAGCTCAATGTTCATCTGTTCTGCTAAGGTATGCCAAATCCTTATTGCACTTTAATACAATATTGGAGCTGGTCAAATAGCACTCCATCTCGTTACTCTTTCTTAGAAATTAGACCTATTTGTTTAGTTTTTGCAATAATACATCAATGGGAGTTTTATTAATCTGTGGGATTTTATTCAGTGAGCAAAATGCAACTATCAAATTTGAACAGTATCTCCGAGAGGCAGTTGTAACTGTTGTGACAGAGTGGATGTGGTTGGATTTATTAGTTTGGTATTTTACTGGCTGGTGTCAGTGTGTAGTGAAGCCCTTATGGCCTGTTGGCTTTGGACATAATATTGCAATGATGAATGGCTTAAAGTACAGTGTTGGTTGAAGGCTTTCTTGCTGTTAATGGCATATAATAAGTAACAGCTAAAAAACGAACTGTTTTAATGATGTATTTCAGTCGAAACTAAGTgctgcaaataaaataaaaattgtctgAGAAAAGTGACACTGTCATTTTCTATAGAATGTGTCTTGCAGTATGGAGGGAGAGGTCCTTAATTATCATTGCTGACGAGCAGTGCTCTGACAGACTTTTATTTTCACTTGGTACAGAAGCGCCACCTACTGGACAATGACTAACAAGTCATGCGCTTGTCATTTCTCTCTTAAATGAAAACAGATTAATTCACTATAAGAATACCAGCCAACACTGTATTGATACATTATTGTATTTGCTCCCCTAAGTGAAAAGATACAACATTTATCTCTCCTGATGAGGCAGAAGGGGTGGTGATGCTTGGTGTTGTTGCTATAGCCGGGTGACTTCAGCAGGTCCTGCGGTTTCGGCATCATCTCCTCTGTACACCTCAGGTCTACTCTCGGTAATCTCTGGACTACGGAACGTAGTTGTAGAGAAGTAGTTCACATATTTGGACACTGGTGGCTCCTCCTATTCGACAATTGAAATGTAAGTATTTTGAGTAAACATACATTATATAATTAGGGCTAGTAGTTTTTCCTGACCATAACGTTTTTCCTGGTCAAGCcacgtggtcaggaaaaacttgCACCATCAATTATAATTGACAATGAAACAAAATATTTTGTTAGATTGACACCCCTTATAGAAAAGAAGAACAGTGTCATCTTCTGGTGAGTAGAGAGGTACCGGTGTATTACCTCAGCGATAGGAGGCAGGTTGTCGGCCCACTGCGTGATTTCCTGTGTGGAGCGGTCGATGGTGACGTTCATGATGCTCTTGCATGTCTGTCTGGTTGACCTCTTGGCCAGGGGGATCAAGGCCAAGACAAAACAGGCTGTCACGTTCAACGCCCCGGCAACCACAAAGCCCAGGTTGTAGCTTCCTGTCATGTCATTCACCCAACCTGACCGGGACAACAACTCATGTATGACTGAGACTTCAAACAACAAAGTTATGATGACTATGCCTTTTATCATCATACTACTTGTATGATGTTCCTTCATGCAAAGACAGTGATGCAACCTCTGcacatctgccccccccccccaaaatttgaGCCGATTGTCATTGTTTGGCTGTACTGACATGGCTTACACTCCTCCAACTTAAGAATAAGTACTGTTACAACAATAACGTCAGCTGCGGTGAACCTACCAGCAAAGGGCGGCCCCAAGCAGCTGACCGCGTTGACCGTGAGCATGAACCCCCAGGCCACGGGCATCTTCTCGGCCCCCATCAGGTCAAAGGTCAGGACAGGGAGCAGGATGTAGTTGCCAGCATCAGCGATCCCCAGGAACAGGCCGAAGGCCACCAGAGAGCCGTAGGAATGGAGCAGTGGGATCAACATGTACAGCAGACCTGGCAACACGGGAGGAAAGACAGTAGGGGACAGGTGTTAGGTTGTGTACGGTCTTCAGAATTCACCTTGTACATTTGACTGCAGAACAGCCGTGATAATAATCGCCATAACATACCCTCTCTCGTGTCGTATTGCTTTACTAACGGTCACAATGACCGTGAGGAAGTATAGGCATAAGGCCAACCCACCCACACCGAAGACAGAGGCCTGGTTGATGTAGAGCCTGTTGATTCTCTCTGAATCACAGATCCTGCCGAAGATGATCCGGCTGACCATGCTAGTCAAGCCCAGGAACAGCATGATGTTAGTGGCACTGTGGACGGGGATGCCCAGCTGAACCGCATGCTTCACCTagagcaggacacacacacacacacattttgtaccTGAACTACATTCACTCATCtttgagatacagtgcattcgggaagtattcagaccccttgacttttttcacattttgtaatgttacagccttattcttaaattgatgaaatagtttcccccccccctcccccctaatcaatctgcacacaataccccataatgacagcaaaaactggtttttagaaatattagtaaatgtatattaaaataaaacggaagtatcacatttacctaagtatttagaccctttactcagtactatgttgacgCATGGAagcgttgctgcaaagctattttcaggtctctccagagatgttcgattgggttcaagtccgggctctgcctgggccactcaatgacattcagagacttgtcccgatgccactactgcattgtcttggctgtgtgcttatggtcgttgtcctgttggaaggtgaaccttcaccccagtctgagttcctgagcaggtttcatcaagggtctctgtacttttctccgttcatctgtgcctcgatcctgactagtctcccagtccctgccactgaaaaacatgcccacagcatgattctgcaaccaccatgcttcaccgtagggatgttgccctggtttcctccagacgtgacgcttggcattcagtccaaagagttcaatcttggtttcatcagaccagagaatcttgtttctcatggtttgagagtatttaggtgccttttggcaatctccaagcaggcggtcatgtgccttttactgaggagtgcttctgtctggccactctaccataaaggcctgattggtggagtgctgcagagatggttgtcccatctctacagaggaattctggagctctgtcagagtgaccattgggttcttggtcacctccctgaccaagccccttctccctgattgctcagtttggccgggcggccggcTCTAGAAAGattcttggtggttacaaactttttccatttaagaatgatgggggccactgtgttcttggggaccttcaatgctacagacatgttttggttcacttccccagatctgtgtctcgacacattcctgtcttggagctctacggataattccttcaacctcattgcttggtttttgctctgacatccactgtcaactgtgggaccttatatagacaggtgtgcctttccaaatcatgtccaatcaattgaatttaccacaggtggactccaatcaagttgtagaaacatctcaaggatgatcaatggaaacaggatgcacaagagctcaatttcgagtctcatagcaaaaggtctgaatagttatgtaaataaggtattttattttttattttttataaattagcaaaatgtctaaaaaccagtttttccattttttaaaaaacttttcagccttattctaaaattgctgaatttattttatttaatcaatctacacacaatgaccaagcgaatagtcaaggggtctgagtactttccgaatgtactgtatatgagtaAAATTACAGAATGGTTCCAAACTATAATGTCGTACCATTTCAACTGAGCCTTCAGTTGTTTACACCAATATGTAACTTACCAAGTGGACATATGGAATGAAGAATCCAAATTTACACAGTCCATTGGCTGCAACCCATATgagaaatattttgtctttccacAGGCCAAGGTCCACAACAAACTTCTTCAAGGGAGAGTTCTTCAAATTATCCACCACACTTCTGGTGTAACCTTTCAAATACATATAAATCACTCAAACCTCATCAGTAACACATCGTTTTGGATTAATATTACATTTCCGTTTGATAGTGTACACATACATTCAGTTGAGTAGTTAAATAAATTGTGCACTCAGTCATGATGATGTGATAGAAGGTCCCATCTCTGTATGTTCATCATTTAACATGGTAACCTGCAATGTACTAAAGAAATAAAAACCATTGTGGGTCTGAACGTTCTGCAGTACCTTTGGGGTTGAGGGGCAGGTAGGTGAAGCCGGTGATGACACAAATAATCATGAGACCTGAGAACACTCGGAGACTCTGCCTCCAACCCAGGACGTCTATGAGGAACAGATGGAGCCGAGTCTGGACCAGGGCCCCTGCTGCTCCCCCTGACATCACTATCCCCGTGGCCAGGGAACGCTTGGTGGTGAAGTACTGGCTAACCATGATCATACCTGCCCcacgggaggaagaggagggagattgGAGATGGAGGTGAGATAATGTGTTAGCTGTGCTGGTCTTGATAACACAATATGAACTAGAAAAGCTGTGGATGGATTGGTAGTTTTAGTGAATTCATAgtgcaggggtaggcaactagattcagctgtggAACGATTTTGGTCAccgcaaattgaccacaactaagcccaaaaagagactgtatttgatttttttgatttttaaaaataatttcatACATTGAGACATGATCACATCTATCTTTTTtgtttgtgggaatacttgggaacagatttcctaaattataCTCATGTTTTGCTTAATTCCTGAGAGGTTTtacttaaattaaattaaaaatgtagAACTTGCAGGTcgcctgttgccgacccctgcAGTAGTATAGCTAACCATTAGCTAATTCCATCCCtccctttttatttaacctttttatttaactaggcaggtcagttaagaacaaattcttacttacaacgacggcctaggaactgtgggttgttcaggggcagaacagatgtttaccttgacagctcagggattcaaactagcaacctttcggttactggcccaacgctctaaccactaggctacctggccttgTACCAACCTGGGGTGAAGGCAAAGCTGGAGCCCACTCCAGTGAGGAAGCCGTGTGTGAAGAACAGTGTTCCTAGATTGGGTGCGTAGGACGAGCACACTGTGGAGATCATGATGATGAGGGATCCTAGGATGGATATCTCTCTGGCTCCGTACCTGACTGTCAGCTTCCCAGACAGGGGCCCACAGACCATGATGAAGCCATAGCTGATGGAGCCAACCCATGCTATAGGACAGCAGAAAGTAGGTCATAGGTTAGGTAGCTAGCAGATTTCAGTGTATCTATTCTATAGCATCTGTAAGCAATCTTCTGATTGGTGTGATACAGTAGGTACAACAGCAGGTCATTCATGCAGTTGAAGGTAACTACTTGTTTAACATGTTTATTACAGGTTTATTAACGTTTAGACATCTCATTTCATGATCACAAAATCACTTTGCAGCTAATACAAAATAGTTGTTGAAATGTCTAGTTACAACAGTAGAGTTTACAGTGTGTAGCCTAATACTACATTTCACTATGATGTTGGGTtgaatacgaaatgctctgagaccaggttggataAACGGGCCTAACGCTGTGATTATGTGAAGTTTAGGGTAACTTGCCTGTTTTAGAACTTGTCTCCCCAAACTCTTTGAGGAGACTGATGAGGTACACTCCGAAGGAGTTGTGGTatcccagtaccaggacattataGAGGAACGATGAAAAGACAATCACCCATCCCCATCCTCCGTCCGGGGGAGGCTTGATAGGTGGGGGTCTGCGAAGCTCCCGAGGAATAAGCTCGGGTTCCTCGGAGTAAAACCTCCTGAAGGGAATGGCAGTCCAGAAGATGTGCATCTTGTTGCACAAAAAACACGAACCTTGGGTGCTATCCACCTAGACCGGTTAGAGACTTCTGGTGCGCAAAATAAAGGTGGATAGAATCAAAGAGGAATGTTGCCATAGCGCCGACCATGATTAACCCAGATCTGTCTGACATCATAATTGCCATAAAGCTATCTCCCACGAAACTGGCGAGCTTTGGCCACCTTCAGTAGGCCTATTCTAGACTGGGTACCAGTCTATTAACATTCACTTCTTTTAGGCTACTTCGCGTCATATGCCCAAGGTTTAGCATGACAGGATAGGCAAGTAGTGGAATGATAGCTACATAACCTACATTTTGATCGTaatacaaattaattatttaataatTTGTCAATATTTGCAACCAAATTGAGCCAactcaaatgtgtgtgtgcgcgcgcaacGTTACGCGCTTTGGAATTATTCCAAAGATTTTGAGCTATTTTTCGAGCTATTCTTTAGGCATTAGGGGCCCATTTGCTTTATTGGTTAACTAGCCTATACTTTAGAGAAAGCTTTTAAGATTGTATTTTATTCTATGGCCTCATTTTTGAGAACTGTATTTTATTGTAGGCTACCTTTCTATACGTCTATTGCTATATATGCTACAGATGTGTGTTTTTCAATTTATTTGGTCTCCAGTCTCCAGCTTTTTTGGATACAGTGGCAGCAGCCTGTCACAGCACATAGCCTGGATCACATGGTTGCGCATAGTGCGTGTGTGACGTAGTAGGACATTGAATAGAAGATGGAGAGAAAATGCCTACTGCCTTCTGAATATAGCAGAAAATAAAAACATCGACCCAATTCGTTCTACATTCTTTGCAATCATTTAGCGGTATAGGTAACTGCTGTATGGTAGTGTTGCATAACGGGCCCAATGGCTGTGGCAAACGCGAAACAAACTGTCCTAAATCCGGTAAGAGGCTTGTTCACTAGCCTACCTCTACTACTCACAGCGAGACTCTCCCTTTCTCAACAATGAGAATAAAATTATTCTGACACATTGAATAGCCTACCCTGGATATTAGGCTACCGCAGGTATTTTTCTGTTATCAATAGGTAGCTTATATGTGCAGCTATATCGTCCATCGTTTTGCAGTCATTTCATTGTAGCGTATTATTGTCGGGCCGAAATCCTGTTATGTTTAACGATTTTATACGATATTGTGTATCAGCAATGGG containing:
- the LOC111962949 gene encoding monocarboxylate transporter 10-like; the protein is MHIFWTAIPFRRFYSEEPELIPRELRRPPPIKPPPDGGWGWVIVFSSFLYNVLVLGYHNSFGVYLISLLKEFGETSSKTAWVGSISYGFIMVCGPLSGKLTVRYGAREISILGSLIIMISTVCSSYAPNLGTLFFTHGFLTGVGSSFAFTPGMIMVSQYFTTKRSLATGIVMSGGAAGALVQTRLHLFLIDVLGWRQSLRVFSGLMIICVITGFTYLPLNPKGYTRSVVDNLKNSPLKKFVVDLGLWKDKIFLIWVAANGLCKFGFFIPYVHLVKHAVQLGIPVHSATNIMLFLGLTSMVSRIIFGRICDSERINRLYINQASVFGVGLLYMLIPLLHSYGSLVAFGLFLGIADAGNYILLPVLTFDLMGAEKMPVAWGFMLTVNAVSCLGPPFAGWVNDMTGSYNLGFVVAGALNVTACFVLALIPLAKRSTRQTCKSIMNVTIDRSTQEITQWADNLPPIAEVIHRYLSTHQKMTLPEITESRPEVYRGDDAETAGPAEVTRL